Proteins encoded by one window of Candidatus Angelobacter sp.:
- a CDS encoding DUF4038 domain-containing protein: protein MKMRIIPGHVVALAALSMASFPAGAAPGPIRVSPNGRYFVDARGEPFYFLADTQWELFRRYSLGDAKRILENRKTKGFSVVMVMLTGVGNGTGPNLEGEHPWVDNNPATPNPKYFAHVDAVVKLAQTNDIHLLIGIYHQTYGDRMTVDNARPWAAWVTRRYRDDPNIIWTIYPKALDSYEAIARKLAEGIQEGDRGRYLFSMHPDPSPASSSFMHAEPWLGFNSIQVWNRLDAIYPMAVADYQKSPFKPVTMLEGVYEGGEEYGYPVTPLLVRREAYYTCLAGGFHGYGHNDSWRVKPRWREALDDPGAKQMTVLRDVFTRLPKWWAFTPDPSVLSAGGKTRGDVLNLGGRSAEGTWIIAYIAGDPNIEVNMAKITAANSAAAEWVDPATGDREWIGHFPTSGTQPFTRPASWQDGVLVINAAEHQVRSTVDPAASAPRIFPIQGPLRLHPANRRYFTDDSGRAIYLTGSHTWNSLQDMGYSDPPPAFDFAHYLDFLARHHHNFIRLWRWELPKWTERQSAQARYCAPHPWKRAGPGNALDNKPKFDLEKFDDDYFKRLRSRVEAAGQRGVYVSIMLFEGWGLRFVPDGWKTHPFNPCNNINGIDGDLNRQGKGLEIYALASPAITRLQEAYVRQVIDTVNDLDNVLYEISNENGLPSTDWQYHLIRFIHEYEKSKPKQHPVGITSDGFGGGDDTDRLFNSPADWISPSPDKNDYKENPPAAAGVKVVVADTDHLWGVGGNRIWVWKSFLRGLNPVWMDPYEKSSLWETLPENAENVRRSMGETRVFAERMNLTSMMPRDERASTGYCLANDGVEYLVYQPRAGADFSVSLKAGVYDYEWFDPAKGTMSGNGRVASSNGKELFHPPMDGDAVLYLKAR, encoded by the coding sequence ATGAAAATGCGGATCATTCCGGGTCACGTGGTGGCGCTGGCGGCGCTGAGCATGGCCTCTTTTCCAGCCGGGGCAGCGCCGGGTCCGATTCGCGTCAGTCCAAACGGCCGGTATTTTGTCGATGCGCGGGGTGAACCGTTCTATTTTCTGGCGGACACGCAGTGGGAGTTGTTTCGCCGTTATTCCCTGGGCGACGCGAAGCGGATCCTTGAAAACCGCAAGACCAAGGGATTCAGCGTGGTCATGGTCATGCTCACCGGAGTCGGCAACGGGACGGGTCCGAACCTCGAAGGAGAGCATCCCTGGGTGGACAACAATCCGGCGACGCCAAATCCAAAATATTTCGCGCACGTGGACGCGGTGGTAAAACTCGCGCAAACGAATGACATCCATCTGCTCATCGGGATTTACCACCAGACTTACGGCGACCGGATGACGGTGGACAACGCCAGGCCATGGGCTGCCTGGGTCACGAGGAGGTATCGCGATGACCCCAATATTATATGGACGATTTATCCGAAAGCTCTCGACAGCTATGAGGCGATCGCGCGCAAACTTGCTGAAGGCATTCAAGAAGGAGACCGCGGCAGGTACCTCTTCTCGATGCACCCCGATCCGTCGCCGGCCAGTTCCAGTTTCATGCACGCGGAGCCCTGGCTGGGGTTCAATTCCATCCAGGTGTGGAACCGGCTCGATGCCATCTATCCGATGGCTGTCGCCGACTACCAAAAATCACCCTTCAAACCGGTGACGATGCTGGAAGGTGTGTATGAAGGTGGCGAAGAGTATGGATATCCTGTCACGCCGTTGTTGGTGCGGCGCGAGGCGTACTATACCTGCCTGGCCGGGGGGTTCCACGGCTACGGCCACAACGATTCCTGGCGTGTCAAACCACGGTGGCGAGAGGCCCTCGATGATCCCGGTGCGAAACAGATGACGGTACTGCGGGACGTTTTTACCCGCCTGCCGAAATGGTGGGCATTCACTCCCGACCCGTCTGTGCTGAGCGCCGGCGGAAAGACCCGGGGCGACGTGCTGAATCTTGGAGGTCGTTCCGCCGAGGGCACATGGATTATCGCCTACATTGCCGGCGATCCGAACATCGAGGTGAACATGGCGAAAATCACGGCGGCGAACTCGGCCGCGGCGGAATGGGTTGATCCGGCGACCGGCGATCGCGAATGGATCGGCCATTTCCCCACCAGCGGCACGCAGCCATTCACCCGGCCCGCAAGCTGGCAGGATGGTGTGCTGGTGATCAACGCTGCAGAGCATCAAGTCCGCAGTACGGTGGATCCCGCAGCGTCAGCACCGCGAATATTTCCAATACAGGGGCCTTTGCGACTTCATCCAGCCAACCGGCGTTACTTCACCGATGACAGCGGCAGGGCCATTTATCTCACCGGTTCGCACACCTGGAACAGCCTTCAAGACATGGGCTACTCTGATCCTCCTCCCGCCTTCGACTTTGCCCATTACCTCGATTTCCTGGCAAGACATCATCACAACTTCATCCGGCTCTGGCGGTGGGAACTGCCCAAATGGACCGAAAGGCAAAGCGCACAAGCCCGATACTGCGCGCCACACCCATGGAAACGCGCCGGACCCGGCAACGCCCTGGACAACAAGCCAAAATTCGATCTCGAGAAGTTCGACGACGATTACTTCAAACGGCTGAGGTCGCGCGTCGAAGCTGCCGGCCAACGCGGTGTTTACGTCTCGATCATGCTCTTCGAGGGCTGGGGACTCCGCTTTGTTCCGGACGGCTGGAAGACGCACCCCTTCAACCCCTGCAACAACATCAACGGAATCGACGGCGATCTGAATCGTCAGGGAAAGGGACTGGAGATTTACGCGCTGGCCAGCCCTGCGATCACCCGGTTGCAGGAAGCGTACGTACGCCAAGTGATCGACACGGTGAACGACCTCGACAACGTTCTTTACGAAATCTCCAATGAAAACGGTCTTCCCTCCACCGACTGGCAGTATCACCTGATTCGCTTCATTCATGAGTACGAGAAGTCCAAACCGAAGCAGCATCCGGTCGGCATTACCTCGGACGGCTTCGGTGGCGGCGATGATACCGACCGGTTGTTCAACAGTCCCGCCGACTGGATTTCGCCGAGTCCGGACAAGAACGACTATAAAGAGAATCCACCCGCGGCCGCGGGGGTGAAAGTCGTTGTCGCGGACACCGACCATTTGTGGGGAGTCGGAGGCAATCGGATCTGGGTTTGGAAAAGCTTCCTTCGAGGGCTGAATCCGGTGTGGATGGACCCGTACGAAAAATCCTCCCTGTGGGAAACTCTCCCGGAAAATGCGGAAAACGTGCGACGCAGCATGGGCGAAACACGTGTGTTCGCAGAGAGGATGAATCTGACGTCCATGATGCCGCGAGACGAGCGGGCATCAACCGGATATTGTCTGGCCAATGACGGCGTTGAGTACCTGGTTTACCAACCCAGAGCCGGCGCAGATTTTTCCGTGAGCCTGAAGGCAGGAGTTTATGATTACGAATGGTTTGATCCAGCAAAAGGCACCATGTCGGGAAATGGCCGCGTTGCGTCCTCCAATGGCAAGGAACTGTTCCACCCACCGATGGATGGGGACGCGGTGCTGTATCTCAAGGCAAGATGA
- a CDS encoding Gfo/Idh/MocA family oxidoreductase — MKRTTRRNFLKSSVTAGLALGMPGIVIGAQRSSRSPGPNDTARVAVIGLGSTTAVGGVGGRGHQLIPRVREVPGARIVALCDVDQTHLDRETRPFKDRGEEVATYRDLRRVFDDKTIDAVVIALPNHWHALATVWACQAGKDAYVEKPLSYDIWEGRQMVAAARKYSRMVQVGTQNRSSTFLRRVFDDLRGGELGAIRFAHALVYRPRDGIGGVSAPTPPPATVDYDLWCGPAPKTPLMRKQLHYEWHWFWATGGGEIGNNGIHVMDICRWALGQNQPPPRAMSIGGRFAFNDCGETANTHLALFDYQPAPLICEVRNVSISKGSIGKFRNRTGGIVIDCEGGYFAGDASGGALFDKQGKRIKDIPDDGSEKKLETSHLSNFLGAVRDRKAGELVAEVLEGHRSTACCHMANISHRLGKQSSPEAIQATVREDRELADAFDRCREYLRENGVDLGGTPATLGPWVTFDPKQERFVKNFATEANALSHRDYRQPYVVPKIT; from the coding sequence ATGAAACGGACCACGCGTAGAAACTTTCTGAAGAGTTCGGTGACGGCCGGGCTCGCGCTGGGGATGCCGGGAATAGTGATCGGAGCCCAGCGTTCGTCCCGATCTCCGGGCCCCAACGACACCGCGCGTGTAGCGGTGATAGGGCTCGGCTCAACCACCGCGGTCGGCGGTGTCGGCGGACGAGGACATCAGCTCATTCCCCGCGTGCGAGAGGTCCCCGGCGCCAGAATTGTCGCATTGTGCGACGTGGACCAGACGCACCTCGACCGCGAGACCCGGCCTTTCAAGGATCGAGGCGAAGAGGTCGCCACTTATCGCGATCTTCGCAGAGTTTTCGACGACAAAACCATCGACGCGGTGGTCATCGCCCTGCCGAATCACTGGCATGCGCTGGCGACCGTCTGGGCCTGTCAGGCCGGCAAGGACGCCTATGTCGAGAAGCCGCTTTCCTACGACATCTGGGAAGGCCGGCAAATGGTCGCTGCCGCCCGGAAATACAGCCGAATGGTCCAGGTCGGCACTCAGAATCGTTCGAGCACTTTCCTGCGCCGGGTGTTTGACGACCTGCGCGGCGGCGAGCTTGGCGCCATCCGGTTTGCCCACGCGTTGGTTTACCGGCCGCGCGACGGTATCGGCGGGGTCAGCGCTCCGACGCCACCACCGGCCACGGTGGACTATGATCTCTGGTGCGGCCCCGCTCCCAAGACTCCGCTTATGCGAAAGCAACTGCATTACGAATGGCACTGGTTCTGGGCCACGGGCGGTGGCGAGATCGGCAACAACGGGATTCACGTCATGGACATTTGCCGATGGGCGCTGGGACAGAACCAACCGCCTCCGCGCGCCATGAGCATTGGCGGCCGGTTTGCGTTCAACGACTGCGGTGAAACAGCCAACACCCATCTCGCCCTGTTCGATTACCAGCCGGCCCCGCTCATCTGCGAGGTCCGCAACGTGAGCATTTCGAAGGGATCGATCGGCAAGTTTCGAAATCGGACCGGTGGTATCGTGATTGACTGCGAAGGCGGTTACTTCGCCGGCGACGCCTCCGGAGGCGCGCTCTTCGACAAACAGGGAAAGAGAATCAAGGACATCCCCGACGACGGCAGCGAAAAAAAACTGGAAACCTCGCACCTCTCCAACTTTCTGGGCGCCGTCCGCGACCGGAAGGCCGGCGAGCTGGTAGCCGAGGTGTTGGAGGGGCACCGTTCCACTGCCTGCTGCCACATGGCGAACATTTCCCACCGGCTCGGGAAGCAGTCATCGCCCGAGGCGATCCAGGCAACGGTCCGTGAAGACCGTGAACTGGCGGATGCCTTCGATCGTTGTCGCGAGTATTTGCGCGAAAACGGCGTTGATCTCGGTGGCACCCCCGCCACTCTTGGACCCTGGGTAACGTTCGACCCGAAGCAGGAACGGTTCGTCAAGAATTTTGCGACCGAAGCCAACGCGCTTTCTCATCGTGACTACCGACAGCCCTACGTTGTGCCGAAGATCACCTGA
- a CDS encoding alpha-L-fucosidase produces MNGRSIEFYLIALSLMSSIGFAASEGTSVKTRRTDWFKDAKWGVFTHYMADTVLKDDQITVENWNKAVDGFDVKGLADELASAGAGYYVVTLGQNSGFYCSPNATYDKFVGNLPGKCSKRDLIADLYEPLHARGIRLMVYLPSGAPDRDPAAMKALEWRRGSDDRLENFQRKWEAVIREWSLRWGDKVSGWWFDGCYYSDAMYRHPTPPNFASFAAAARAGNPNSIIAFNPGVINPIITLTPAEDYTAGEINEPDKVKCEGRWVGSAQFHMLSFLGPMWCQSPPRFKNWQVIDCTRKIVDQGGVVTWDVPIGIDGMISDSFMEQLRALGKAMQTIKRN; encoded by the coding sequence ATGAACGGACGAAGCATCGAGTTTTACCTGATTGCCCTATCGCTGATGAGTAGTATCGGATTCGCGGCAAGCGAGGGAACATCGGTGAAGACCCGTCGGACTGACTGGTTCAAAGACGCGAAATGGGGCGTGTTTACGCATTACATGGCCGACACGGTCCTGAAAGACGATCAAATCACCGTCGAAAACTGGAACAAGGCTGTCGATGGCTTTGACGTGAAGGGACTGGCCGACGAGTTGGCGTCCGCCGGCGCCGGCTATTATGTCGTCACGCTGGGCCAGAACTCGGGGTTTTACTGTTCACCCAACGCAACCTACGACAAGTTCGTTGGCAACCTGCCCGGCAAGTGTTCCAAACGCGACCTGATCGCAGACCTGTACGAGCCGCTTCATGCCAGAGGCATCCGGCTGATGGTGTACCTGCCTTCCGGCGCGCCCGACCGCGATCCCGCAGCCATGAAGGCGCTCGAGTGGCGGAGAGGATCGGACGATCGACTGGAGAATTTTCAACGAAAATGGGAAGCCGTCATCCGCGAATGGTCCTTGCGCTGGGGTGACAAGGTGTCCGGCTGGTGGTTTGACGGCTGCTATTACTCCGACGCAATGTACCGGCATCCGACGCCCCCCAACTTTGCCAGCTTCGCCGCCGCGGCCCGCGCTGGCAATCCGAACAGTATCATTGCCTTCAACCCCGGGGTGATCAATCCCATCATCACGTTGACACCTGCCGAGGACTACACCGCCGGCGAAATCAATGAACCGGACAAAGTGAAATGCGAAGGTCGCTGGGTCGGCAGCGCCCAGTTTCACATGCTGAGTTTTCTCGGGCCGATGTGGTGTCAAAGCCCGCCCCGCTTCAAAAACTGGCAAGTGATCGATTGCACCCGCAAGATTGTAGATCAGGGTGGTGTCGTCACCTGGGATGTGCCCATCGGGATCGACGGCATGATCAGCGACTCTTTCATGGAACAACTGCGCGCGCTGGGCAAAGCCATGCAGACCATCAAACGGAATTAA
- a CDS encoding alpha/beta hydrolase has product MKTTLSALLLFVSLTVAWSAAAAEPLVVEIWPGKPPDEPGNIGPERVRMSPALDRKQVEVTEPTRMITDVSKPTITIYRPTKEKETGTAVLICPGGGYWNLYWQLEGEEVAEWLNSIGATGIILKYRVPRRPGEPEKEPARRPLQDAQRAVSLVRSRAVEWGIKPDRIGIVGFSAGGHLAIATATSFEKRTYEPVDDVDKISCRPDFAIPVYSGYLKAKDKDELAPDLRVPTNTPPVFLVHGGEDIISPPENSVLMYLALKKAGVSAELHVYAGSAHDFGVRKNDHLCSAWTETCAEWLRHQGLLRE; this is encoded by the coding sequence ATGAAAACCACTTTGTCAGCTTTGTTGTTGTTCGTATCGTTGACGGTCGCATGGTCGGCCGCCGCCGCCGAACCGCTGGTCGTCGAGATCTGGCCGGGCAAACCTCCCGATGAACCCGGCAACATCGGCCCGGAAAGGGTTCGCATGTCGCCGGCGCTCGACCGCAAGCAGGTCGAGGTCACTGAACCGACCCGCATGATCACCGATGTCTCAAAGCCAACGATCACAATCTATCGGCCTACAAAGGAAAAGGAGACAGGCACTGCAGTCCTGATCTGTCCCGGAGGCGGCTACTGGAATCTTTACTGGCAACTCGAAGGCGAGGAAGTCGCCGAGTGGCTGAACTCGATTGGCGCGACTGGAATCATCCTCAAGTATCGCGTGCCGCGACGTCCGGGTGAGCCGGAAAAAGAACCCGCCCGACGCCCGCTGCAGGACGCGCAGCGAGCTGTCAGTCTGGTGCGGAGTCGGGCAGTTGAATGGGGCATCAAACCGGATCGCATCGGCATCGTGGGTTTCTCCGCGGGCGGCCATCTGGCGATTGCGACAGCGACGAGTTTCGAGAAGCGGACCTACGAGCCGGTTGATGACGTGGACAAAATCAGTTGCCGGCCCGACTTCGCGATTCCGGTTTATTCGGGTTACCTCAAGGCGAAGGACAAAGATGAACTCGCGCCGGATCTGCGCGTCCCGACCAACACACCGCCGGTCTTCCTCGTGCATGGTGGCGAGGACATCATCAGTCCGCCGGAGAACAGCGTGCTCATGTATCTCGCTCTCAAAAAGGCCGGAGTGTCGGCTGAACTCCACGTCTATGCGGGGTCGGCCCACGACTTCGGTGTCCGCAAGAACGACCACTTGTGCTCAGCCTGGACGGAGACGTGTGCCGAGTGGCTGCGCCACCAAGGACTCCTCCGCGAATAA
- a CDS encoding alpha/beta hydrolase, translating to MSSVRGIAADSGEIIRDVEYARVGGQPLKLDLHLPHGKPRVPLIVWVHGGAWRSGSKSSVPIGKLAEEGYAIASVDYRLSTVARFPAQIHDLKAAIRFLRGHSRQWRVPSRKIVIAGDSAGGHLAALVGVSNGYAELEGEIGSDRTQSSDVQGIISFYGAANLTTILNQSTPHGLKVRVPALDLLLGGQPDDVPALARLASPAFHVDPHDPPLLLLHGDQDPQMPVNQALELWGAYRKAKAPVQLEIVHGAAHGGAAFYDEERLAVVKEFLCRNF from the coding sequence TTGTCTTCAGTCAGGGGCATCGCCGCGGATTCGGGCGAAATCATCCGCGACGTCGAGTATGCACGTGTCGGCGGGCAGCCCCTGAAGCTGGATCTTCATCTTCCTCACGGAAAACCACGAGTGCCGTTGATCGTCTGGGTGCACGGCGGAGCCTGGCGGTCCGGTTCAAAAAGCAGTGTTCCAATCGGGAAACTGGCGGAGGAAGGATATGCCATCGCCAGCGTTGATTATCGTCTTTCCACCGTGGCCAGGTTTCCGGCGCAGATTCATGACCTGAAAGCCGCCATCCGTTTTCTGCGCGGGCACAGCCGGCAATGGCGCGTTCCTTCGAGGAAGATTGTAATCGCCGGCGATTCGGCCGGCGGGCATCTCGCGGCGCTGGTGGGCGTGTCCAACGGTTACGCCGAGCTCGAAGGGGAAATCGGGAGCGACCGAACGCAGAGTTCAGACGTGCAGGGAATCATCAGTTTCTACGGCGCGGCGAACCTGACGACCATTCTCAACCAATCAACGCCACACGGCTTGAAGGTTCGCGTGCCGGCGCTGGACCTCCTGCTGGGCGGCCAGCCGGACGACGTTCCCGCGCTCGCCCGGCTCGCGAGTCCCGCCTTTCACGTGGATCCTCATGATCCTCCGCTTCTCCTGTTGCACGGCGATCAGGATCCGCAGATGCCCGTCAATCAGGCGCTCGAGCTTTGGGGCGCATACAGGAAAGCGAAAGCTCCGGTTCAATTGGAGATCGTTCACGGCGCTGCTCATGGCGGAGCGGCGTTCTATGACGAGGAACGCCTTGCTGTAGTGAAAGAATTTCTGTGCCGCAATTTCTAA